Sequence from the Neptunomonas japonica JAMM 1380 genome:
ACATAACCAAAGACATAAGAAACACGCTTACAACCCTATAGCCCGACTGGATAATAAGAAGTTTATTTCCCCAACCGCAAAACAGGTTGTCTGATAGTAATGCGGGAAATATAACCAAGCATCCCAAAATAGCCCCAATACTGACAGCGCTTGAAATATCAGAAATAGTAAGCAGAGAGAACAACAATGAAACACCAACAGCAGTCAGGAAGCTTGAAATAATACTGCCAACTAATGGAACAGTTTGCTTACCTAATGTTTCCGGTGTTTTACCAATGCACTTCATCCATGCCCCACCAAATGCGATAGGTGAATACCATAAAGCCCCCAGCAGCATACCTATAACAGTTGCAGCGATAACTCCTAACAGATTGATATCAAACATACTTCTCCCCTACTCTAAAGATACGTTGAAAAGCATAAAACCAACAAAGACTATACTCCATGGAGATAATGCTGTGTTGTCTATTTCTTGTTCTGCTATATCGTCAATCTCTGGATGCTTTGACGCCAATTCTGAATAGAGCCTGCACCGACAGAAAATCACCCATTCAACCGCTAAATTATCTGTTTGTAATTGACACCCTCTGTACAAG
This genomic interval carries:
- a CDS encoding DUF1761 domain-containing protein, which gives rise to MFDINLLGVIAATVIGMLLGALWYSPIAFGGAWMKCIGKTPETLGKQTVPLVGSIISSFLTAVGVSLLFSLLTISDISSAVSIGAILGCLVIFPALLSDNLFCGWGNKLLIIQSGYRVVSVFLMSLVMYLV